The Enhydrobacter sp. sequence TCGTAGCCGAGCTCGGCCACGGCCTGCAGGCGACCCGGCACCAGCGCCCGCTGGCGCATCCCGTAGACGAAGAGAAGGGTGGCGAGGATGACCGTGATCGTCATCCAGAGAGCGGAATTGGTATAGGAGGCGTCGAGAGAACCGATCCGTAGGTCGAGCAGCCGTTTGATCTCGAACTGCTCCATCGGGCTATGCATATCGTCCCCACTCCATCCAACGCCTGCGCGCCTAACGCCGAACCGTCGTCAGGGCAGGCGGCTGTCGTTCCCCCTGGCCGCCTCTTCCGAGTAGGCCCGGATGACGCGCCACGCATTGTTGACGCCGGCCGCGAGCCCCAGAACAAGGCCCGCCACCAATGAATACGGCGTCCAGCCCATCCAACGGTCGAGCCAGTAGCCGAAGAACCCCCCGACCAAAAGGCCCGCGATCATATCGACCAACACTCGATAGGCAACGCCCGTCTGACGGTGCGACACCCGCAAGTCCAGCTTCGGCTCGTCGCTGGCCGGACCGCGCGCCTTCCTGAGACGCTCTTCCAGCTCGTCGATCCGTCGCCGATCGCCTTCCGGATCACGATGAGGCTCGCGACCCTGGCCGGCATTGCGCGAAGGGGTATCCATTTGCCTATGCTCCCGAACGTCGTCGCGGTGAGGCTCCGCCGCCCGATTGCGCGCGGATGTCTAGGGGGTCGAGGATACCCTGTCAAGGAACGGATTCCCTTTACCTCTCAAGTAGTTAAACCCACGGTCAGGGCTTCATCACGGCGAAGCTCGCGTCGCCGTCACGCTCCACCTGGGGCACGAGGTCGACCTCCCAGTCGAGATACTGGCGCATCGCCGCCTCGACGTCCTGCTTGAAATCGTACGGCCGGTACCAGACGTCGGTCGGCGGATCGGCCATCCGCGTGTGGCCGGTCTCGACCGGCAGCCCGGCCGTGCGCCAGCTCTTCATGCCACCGGCAAGGATCGCGACCGGCAGTTCGCCGGCAGCCTCTCTCGCCTCCGCCACCGCCAAGGCTGCGATCTCCCCGTCGGGCGAGACGAGCACGATCCGCGCGGCATTGCCCTGCTTCCGCAACATCCCGGGAATCGAGCCGGCAAGGCCGGCACGTACGGCGAACCATGCCCCCGGTATGTGGCCGTCCCGATATCTGAGGCTGGTGTCGAGATCGATCACCAGGGTCGAGGCGCGTGCGGCATCGAGCTCGGCCGGCGTCACCGTTGCCGGTGTCGGCAGCGCAAAGCCCTTGGGGAAGCGGGGCTCGGGCTCGGTCGTGAGTTCGCCCGCGACCGGCTTGTGGTCCAGCACATAGGTCTTGGCCCAACCCATCTGCAGCAGCCAGTGTGCGGTCATCGTGGCGCGCACGCCGTCATTGTCGTGCAGCACGATCGTGGCGTTGCGCGCACCCACATATTGATCGGTCGCCTGCACGAGCTGCCCGCCGGCGGCATGGCGAAAGCCCACGAGATGGCCTTGCGCATATTCGGACGGGTCGCGCACGTCGAGGCGGTAGAGCGGACCGCCCCCGGCTTCGAGCCGCCGAAACGCCGCGAGGTCGATCTTCCGGATATTCAGGCGTTCGGCGATCCTTGCCGCGGCGGCCTTGGCGAACGCCGCCGCCTGCGTGCTTTGCGGGCCGAAGCTCCGGGTCTCGCCGCGCGCTACCTTCAGGCCTGCGAGATGCCAGCCCATGGTGCCGTTCTTCAGCGCCATCACCTTGTTGGGAAGACCGGCATTGATCAGCGATTGGGCACCGATGATCGAGCGCGTGCGGCCGGCGCAGTTCACGACGACCAGCGTCTCCGGATTGGGCGCGAGGTCCTTGACCCGATAGACGAGCTCGGCGCCCGGGCAGTCGACGC is a genomic window containing:
- a CDS encoding AtpZ/AtpI family protein, yielding MDTPSRNAGQGREPHRDPEGDRRRIDELEERLRKARGPASDEPKLDLRVSHRQTGVAYRVLVDMIAGLLVGGFFGYWLDRWMGWTPYSLVAGLVLGLAAGVNNAWRVIRAYSEEAARGNDSRLP
- a CDS encoding rhodanese-like domain-containing protein, whose product is MSLHQERAAAVRQLVDQARAIEKDGIGRATLDRLGHLLASLANRAELFPQEEFPLGPDGGIYRLSEDRDHRFALYASAGGAGKKVPPHNHTTWAIIAGVHGAERNVVYDRLDNGARADMVQLREAPAREKTLRRGDFICYLPDDFHHIETPAGSGDALHLHFYGLSLEHLPDRVSVDLGTGAAKRFMAKARILTPLLPVQRVKAMLKSGEVFAFFDVREEGEFSTEGHPLFATPLPLSRLEPRAFALLPDPNTRIVLMDSGEEDRDPQWAGRANRAAARLSTLGYTDLAVMKGGLKAWREAGYEVFTGVNVPSKAFGEVVEHGNDTPRIDASDLQRLIDAGTDLVILDSRPMPEFNNMSIPGGVDCPGAELVYRVKDLAPNPETLVVVNCAGRTRSIIGAQSLINAGLPNKVMALKNGTMGWHLAGLKVARGETRSFGPQSTQAAAFAKAAAARIAERLNIRKIDLAAFRRLEAGGGPLYRLDVRDPSEYAQGHLVGFRHAAGGQLVQATDQYVGARNATIVLHDNDGVRATMTAHWLLQMGWAKTYVLDHKPVAGELTTEPEPRFPKGFALPTPATVTPAELDAARASTLVIDLDTSLRYRDGHIPGAWFAVRAGLAGSIPGMLRKQGNAARIVLVSPDGEIAALAVAEAREAAGELPVAILAGGMKSWRTAGLPVETGHTRMADPPTDVWYRPYDFKQDVEAAMRQYLDWEVDLVPQVERDGDASFAVMKP